cctcaaacttttttcttttttttttacatttcgttcagtattaaattacttcaccaatcagtgtggATAGAGCAGAGATGCGACTGAAATTTTTCACGCGAGAGAAGATGTGAATGCTTGGCTTGAAGCACTGGGCAtcttatgacatgcattatctgaattaggcccacagaacTATACCTACAGAGAAGCagcttctatggaggaacttttAATGTCTTTGAACTTCTGAGATTTTTTGTGGGACCAGAAAAAAATGTCCGGAACgtaaaataacgttattaacTGGTTCCCATGATTTTTATATAACGTTTCTGTTCCGGAACAGTTTAGATCACTTTAGTTTAATTTTGTTATTTTCCGGTTTTCGGAtatgttccctgaaccggttccaactagaggtcgaccgattaatcggaatggccgattttaattagggccgatttcaagttttcataacaactggcaatctgtatttttggacaacGATTTGGTAgatttaattatatatatatatatatatatatataaaatacacctttatttaactaggcaagtcagttaagaacacattcttattttcaatgacggcctaggaacggtgggttaactgccttgttcaggggcagaacgacagatgtttaccttgtcagctcggggattcaatcttgctaccttacggttaactagtccaacgctctaaccacctgcctctcattgcactccacgaggagcctgcctgttactcgaatgcagtaagaagccaaggtaagttgctagctagcattaaactgatcttataaaaaacaatcaatcaatcataatcactattTAACTACACGTGGTGGATGATactactagtttatctagcgtgtcctgcgctgcatataatcgatgcggtgcgcatttgcgaaaaaggactgtcgttgctccaacgtgtacctaaccataaacatcaatgtctttcttaaaatcaatacacagaagtatatatttttaaacgtgCATATTtatctaaaagaaatccaggttagcaggcaatattaaccaggtgaaattgtgtcacttcttttgcgttcattgcacgcagagtcagagtatatgcaacagtttgggccgcctggctcgttgcgaactaatttgccagaattttacgtaattctgacataacattgaaggttgtgcaatgtaacaggaatatttagacttatggatgccacacgttatataaaatacgtaacggttccgtatttcactgaaagaataaacgttttgttttcgagatgatagtttccggattctaccatattaatgacctaaggctcgtatttctgtgtgttattatgttataattaagtctatgatttgatagagcagtctgactgagcggtggtaggcaccagcaggctcgtaagcattcattcaaacagcactttagtgcatttgccagcagctcttcgcaacgcttcaagcattgcgctgtttatgacttcaagcctatcaactcccgagattaggctggtgtaaccgatgtgaaatggctagctagttagtggggtgcgcgctgatagcgtttcaaacgtcactcgctctgagacttggagtagttgttccccttgctctgcataggtaacgctgcttcgagggtggctgttgtcgatgtgttcctggttcgagcccaggtaggagcgaggagagggacggaagctatactgttacactggcaatactaaagtgcctataagaatatccaatagtcaaaggtatatgacaTACAAATCATATAGAGAggaatagtcctataattcctataataactacaacctaaaacttcttacctgggaatattgaagactcatgttaaaaggaaccaccagctttcatacgtTCTCATGTTGTAATGCCCGAGGTGTAGTGGATGAacaggagtcaaacgcaggagacagagagttcagagtagcgttcaAAATTTAATTACCCACACGGGTGCAAACACGACGCTACTCAAAAAACAAATGCTTCACCCCAAACAGAGTGAGAACCACGGACAATACCAACCAACACGATACCCAGACACAACAAGAATGTACAGAGTGTACacacaacaatcccgcacacccagcaggccgggctgctgggtaataaagccccacaaatcaccctaaccacaaacaggtgcACCTACtcaacaaaaagggagggggaggaaaagtcagtagcagctagtaggccggtgacgacgaccgccgagcgccacccgaccaggaaggggagccaccttcggtgggagtcgttacacatgttctgagcaaggaacttaaacgttagctttcttacatggcacatattgcacttttactttcttctcaaacactttgtttttgcattatttaaaccaaattgaacatgtttcattatttatttgaggctaaattgattttattgatgtattatattaagtttaaataactgttcattcagtattgttgtaattgtcattattacaaatacattaaaaaaatagtccgattaatcggtatcggcttgttttggtcctccaataatcggtatcggcgttgaaaaaccaTAATCGGCTGACCTCTAGTTCCAACCCCTGATTTTATAGCTAGTATGCACAGCATGTGGTATGGAGGATTTTAAGCTGTGTTGACTGGTTGAACacatggactgtgtgtgtgtatttatttatttagcctcAGGCTGTGACACTGCCACAGACAAATTTGAGTTCTCGGGGGATGGCTTAACTCCCCAGCTCCTTCCTTTCAGAGCCCGGGAGCCACTGAATTGTTACAGGCACTTTTGTGCTTGTACAAAATCCAGTTAGTCTTCTAAACCCTGAAGGGTAGCTAGTGGTTTAGAGTTAAACTAGTAGCAAACAATCAGTTTTATACTTGTATTAAATTGTTATTACAAAGTCGTTACTGCATTTTTGCACACTGTCACTtgttgtataaaaaaaaaaaaaaaagttcaatAATACCATGTAGGTTATTAGCAAAATGGAGCTCTTCTACAACAAGGTCCGCATGGAGATCTTGCAAGCAAACATAAGCATGGACCTTCGTATTAATTAATTATGTATTAACCTTCTTGAACCATGATGAATCATCCTGCCATACTGTTAAATGAAAATGCACTTCCTTAAAGCTGTACATAGGGGTACATCCCAGATGACATCTCATTCCCTTTATAatacactacttttgtccagggcccaTAGCCCTGGAACTGTAAAGGGAagagtgccatttaggatgcagcgAAGGTCTGACCACTCTGctacagccagccagtcagtcagtaactatAAAAACTGATAGGCTAAGTTTCCAGTATGAACCAATCCCTGCTGGACTTGTTGCAGGTGAGTACATAAAGAACTGGAGGCCGCGTTACTTCCTGCTGAAGACCGACGGATCCTTCATCGGCTACAAAGACAAACCCCAGGACGCAGACCTGGCCTATCCCCTCAATAACTTCTCTGTAGCAAGTAGGTTCTCCTCGCCATCATCAGTCCCCATTTTAAACCATTTGGGGGCGGTTtttcagacacagattaagcctagtcctgcaCTAAAAAGCaagctcaatggagaatctcaaTTGAAAATGATTgagtccaggactaggtttaatcTGTCCCGGGAAACCACTTCTTAgtgtgttgggtgtattgtattacaatatacagtgccttcggaaagtattcagaccccttgactttttccacgtttttattctaaaattgatacaatatttttttaaatcctcagcaatctacacacaataccccataatgacaaagtgaaaacaggttgttAAAAtcttttgcaaatgtaaaaaaaaaaaaaaagtataccttatttacataagtattcagaccctttgctatgagactcgaagtgTAGCTctgttgcatcctgtttctattgatcattcttaaaatgtttctacaacttgattggagtccacctgtggtaaattgaattgaatggacatgatttggaaaggcacacacctgtctatataaggtcccacagttgacagtgcatgtcagagcaaaaaccaagccatgaggtcgatggaattgtctgtagagccccgagacaggattgtgtggaggcatAGATCTGAGgacgggtaccaaaacatttctgctgcattgaaggtccccaagaacagtggcctccattattcttaactggaagaagtttggaaccaccaagacttcctaaagctggccgccctgccaaactgatcaatcggggtagaagggccttggtcagggaggtgaccaagaacctgatggtcactctgacagagctctagagttcctctgtggagatgggagaaccttccagaaggacaaccatctctgcagccctccaccaaatcaggcctttatggtagagtggccagactgaagccactcctcagtaaacggcacatgacagcccgcttggagtttgccaaaaggcacctaaagactcggaccatgagaaacaagattctctggtctgatgaaaccaagattgaactatttggcctgaatgccaagtgtcaagcctggaggaaacctggcaccatccctatggtgaaacgtggtggcagcattatgctgtgaggatgtttttcagcggcagggactgggagactagtcaggatcgaaggaaagtgaatggagcaaagtacagagagatccttgatgaaaacctactgcagagcgctcaggacctcagtctgGGGTGAGGTTTCAacttgcaacaggacaacgaccttaagcacacagccaagacaacgctggagtggattctggacaagtctctgaatgtccttgagtggcccagccagagcccggacttgaacccgatcgagcatctctggagagacctgaaaatagctgtgcagcgacactccccatccaacctgatagagcttgagaagatctgcagagaaataggggaaacttcccaaatacaggtgtgccaagcctgtagcgtcatacccaagaagactcgaggctgtaatcgttgccaaaggtgcttcaataaagtattgagtaaagggactgaatacttatgtatatgttatatttcagttttgtatttttaataaattagcaaaaatgtcttaccccatactgacaaagcaaaaactggattTTGTGTGtaatttgagggggggggggaacaatttAATCAAATTTAGATTAAGGttgtaacaaatcaaaatatggaaaaagtcaagtggcctgaatactttcctaaggcaATTTTTCCTACTACAATTTTCTTCATTAAAGGTTCCCATGttacgggcctcccgggtggcgcagtggtctagggcactgcatcgcagcgctagctgtgccaccagagactctgggttcacgcccggccgcgactgggaggtccgtggggcgacgcacaattggcctagcggcgtccgggtaagggagggtttggccggtctcatcgcgcaccagcgactcctgtggcgggccgggcgcagtgcgcgctaaccaaggtcgccaggtgcacggtgttttcctccgacacattggtgcggctggcttccgggttggatgcgtgttgtgttaagaagcagtgcggcttggttggattgtgttcgaccttcgtctctcccgagcacgtacgggagttgtagcgatgagacaagatagtaactactaacaattggataccacgaaattggggagaaaaagggggtaaattcatttaaaaaaaatatataataaaaaaagGTTCCCATGTGTGCACTCCTAAGAGTGTCACACGTTCAGAATTAAAGTAGTGCTACTTGAGTATAGTACAACACTGTTGCCACCCTTATCTCCTGAAAAATTAGTGAGTGACAAATGTTTATTCTGTGATGCTTTGATGTCAACCTCCATGGTATGAAGGATTTATTCAATCACTCGTTCATCACCCCACTCATTTTATTTTTACCTTgctctctcccacctcctctctctccctctttcttccctctctctccatcccgaCACACCCTCTATTtgttccccctctttctccctctcctcagaaTGTCAGCTGATGAAGACGGAGCGGCCGAAGCCCAACACATTCATCATCCGCTGTTTGCAGTGGACCACGGTTATTGAGAGGACATTCCACGTGGACACGCCCGATGAGAGGTGGgtcaccctctctcactccctcctctctcctcttcctctactaCAGCCTTGCCTCCTCGTCTCTCGCCTTTAGGGGAAACGTTATTGAAAATCGAAGAAGAATACCTATACACTGTTTAGATGCTGCTAAAACATGTTAATCTAAACATAAAACTTCCACAGCAGCAGTTGCATGTTTTGACGTAACTAGTTTTAGCACACCACGGGAGCATCCAGACAGAATGGGGGTATGTCTCTAGATTTCTCCATGGCATTTGTTTTGTACCCTGCACTTTTCGAAATGTCTGCTTTCCTCAGCACACatatacacgcacacatacacacacagtaaaacagtGTATTAAAGTGAGCTGCTGTTGGTTGGTTCCAGGGATGAGTGGGCCGAGGCCATCCAGATGGTGGCCGACTCCCTGGCcaagcaggaggaggaggggatccTGTGCAGCCCCACGTCGCAGATCGAGAACGAGGTCAACGAGGAGGAGATGGACACCTCCACCAGCCAACACAAACGGAAGGTGAGCCGCCCTGAGGACTGAGCGCAGGTCATACATTGGTAGATGGGCAAATAAACACCAAGCAAGATTGTTTCTCATCTCAATGAAGGCTTCTCCTCTTTTAGTTTATTTTCTTTtctctactttcctctcctctctgacagacaatGAATGACTTTGACTATTTGAAACTACTGGGCAAAGGCACTTTTGGGAAAGTCATTCTGGTGAAGGAGAAGGCGAGCGGAATTTATTACGCCATGAAGATCCTGAAGAAAGAAGTCATCATCGCCAAGGTACTGGCTGGTTTTAAAGCAGTTTCTCTCAACCTTTTTTATTCAAGGGATCCAATCAATCAAATtttatgtcacatgcgccgaatacaacaggtattcattCACCTtacaccttactgtgaaatgcttacttacgagcccttaaccaacaatgcagttttaagaaaaataagtgttaagtaaaaaatgtaaaataaaagtaacaaataattcagtaaaataacagtagcgaggctatatacaggggataccggtacagagtcaatgtgctggggtacaggttagtagaggtaatatgtacatcagCAAACTAGAACTATGTCTTTTCCTGCTTGGAAGTACATTTAAACTAAACTAGCACGATAAAAGTGACTATATGAGTGTCTGGGACCGGCGGTCGAAACAACTGAGCCCTGTTGGAATGGATCCAGATATCACCATTTGGCGCCTTGTACCTTCTACATCCTAAcattctatctttctctcccgctctctttccctctctctctacccccctgttTCTGGATTTTCCTCTCTTTCCTTGTAACGCAGGACGAAGTTGCTCACACCCTCACAGAAAGCAGAGTGTTGAAAAACACCCGGCATCCATTCCTAACCGTGAGTATTGTTTAGCAAAGACTTAAAGGCAAACTTTATACTGTAAGCCTGTATTATTCACTTGGAGGCcatgtctcaaatgacacccatagggctctggtcaaaagtagtgcactatatagggaatagggtgccacttgggatgcaTCCACAGACTCAGTCAAAAGCCAAGTCTGATTGAATAAACGTTTAAGCTGTTCTACTGTTGCACGTGTCATTAGATATGAATTCACGAGATAATTGAACGTCTGTTTGTGTGGATGtaaagaaacaaaacaacaacgatGGTGCAACTCTTGTTATTTTTCTCCAGTCTCTGAAGTACTCCTTTCAGACCAAGGACCGGTTGTGCTTTGTCATGGAGTATGTGAATGGAGGAGAGGTAAGAGATGCCTGTGCTACCTGAGATACCTGGGGAAAGATTAGCACATTTTTTTTACAGACATTGTCGGTGTGTTGATGAGGATTCCCTGAGACAGATGCACCTTCTTCTTCCACCATACAGAATTCTTTCCAGGAGCCAAAATAATTATTTCCAGGGACCGTCTCAGATTAggattgctgatctaggatcaagtccccCTCCTATCATTCTGATTTAAAATGCAAAACAGAtcatagatcagcactcctactctgagacaattTGTTAATATGGGCCCATAACATGTTTTTTAGAGAGCTGTTAGTGAATGGAACTATACCTTTTTATATGTAGATGTGTAAATACATATTTGAATTTAACATAGctttttttacaattttttcCTATCTTTCCCGTTTTTCCTCGCAGTTGTTTTTCCATTTGTCAAGAGAGCGAGTGTTTTCCGAGGACCGCACGCGATTCTACGGAGCTGAGATCGTCTCCGCTTTAGACTACCTTCACTCTGCCAAGATAGTGTACCGCGATCTGAAGGTACATTCTTTCATATTAGCGAAGCTGTTGGACAGTCATCGCTATATCTATCATAACACCATGTGTAGACTTCTCTTAGAAGCGAATCCTTACTTCCAATCCTAACTAAGTCCAATGGGAGACTAAGTGAAGATTTTGACTTAAAACATATAAAAAGAGCATGCTGTTGAGGATGGATATATTATAGGGGCGTATATTCAACATATAGCATGATATTTATTCTCATTGGCAGCTGGAGAACTTGATGCTGGATAAAGACGGGCATGTCAAGATCACGGACTTCGGCCTTTGCAAAGAGGGCATCACCGACACAGCCACCATGAAGACCTTCTGCGGCACGCCAGAGTACCTGGCTCCAGAGGTCAGCGCTCACACTGatgtacactacactacccagAATGCCATGTTGTGAGATCTATCCAGGTTTTCTTATGGGAGGAAATATTCTAGGTATCTAATATACTAACCACATCAGTGTACTGAGTAAAGCAGAGATCTACTGGCAAGAGACAAAAGCCTTTGCATGAAA
The DNA window shown above is from Salvelinus fontinalis isolate EN_2023a chromosome 40, ASM2944872v1, whole genome shotgun sequence and carries:
- the LOC129839573 gene encoding RAC-gamma serine/threonine-protein kinase-like; the protein is MSDQNVVKEGWVQKRGEYIKNWRPRYFLLKTDGSFIGYKDKPQDADLAYPLNNFSVAKCQLMKTERPKPNTFIIRCLQWTTVIERTFHVDTPDERDEWAEAIQMVADSLAKQEEEGILCSPTSQIENEVNEEEMDTSTSQHKRKTMNDFDYLKLLGKGTFGKVILVKEKASGIYYAMKILKKEVIIAKDEVAHTLTESRVLKNTRHPFLTSLKYSFQTKDRLCFVMEYVNGGELFFHLSRERVFSEDRTRFYGAEIVSALDYLHSAKIVYRDLKLENLMLDKDGHVKITDFGLCKEGITDTATMKTFCGTPEYLAPEVLEDNDYGRAVDWWGLGVVMYEMMCGRLPFYNQDHEKLFELILMEEIKFPRTLSSDSKSLLSGLLIKDPNKRLGGGPDDAKEIMRHSFFVAVDWQDVYDKKLVPPFMPQVSSETDTRYFDEEFTAQTITITPPEKYDEDGMGEGDSERRPHFPQFSYSASGRE